One Dreissena polymorpha isolate Duluth1 chromosome 9, UMN_Dpol_1.0, whole genome shotgun sequence genomic window carries:
- the LOC127846473 gene encoding aquaporin AQPAn.G-like has translation MKTSLEDVRSLHFWKAVFAEFIGTFILVVAGVGSTVQGWTADSLDIVQIALSFGLCVATSVWIIGHISGGHINPAVTCAMLVTRRISILRAIMFVIAQCLGAITGAGILKLVTPSSQVGGLGTTTLNTGVTPGQGFGIELVITMGLVLTVFAACDSQRTDLGGSFPLTIGFAVVIGHLWAVEFTGSSMNPARSLGPAIVMHIWTDHWVYWLGPITGGVLGGLLYDNILASNASLRKARDFLMASRFDGPKSPELKSVIREVDSEKGGQCEHYDYLSSEYSSPREIKM, from the exons ATGAAGACAAGTTTGGAGGACGTGCGTTCGTTGCACTTTTGGAAGGCGGTTTTCGCGGAATTTATTGGAACATTCATCCTCGTAGTTGCCGGTGTTGGGTCCACAGTGCAAGGCTGGACCGCTGACAGTCTGGACATTGTTCAGATCGCCTTGTCCTTCGGCCTTTGCGTCGCAACCAGTGTGTGGATCATTGGTCACATCAGCGGTGGACACATAAACCCGGCGGTCACATGTGCGATGCTAGTCACAAGGCGAATCAGTATTCTACGAGCAATAATGTTTGTAATAGCGCAGTGCTTGGGTGCGATTACCGGAGCGGGAATACTCAAGTTGGTGACCCCATCGTCGCAGGTGGGAGGACTGGGAACCACGACCTTAAATACCGGGGTCACCCCGGGTCAAGGTTTCGGGATCGAGCTTGTAATTACTATGGGTCTGGTACTAACGGTGTTCGCCGCCTGTGACAGCCAGAGGACGGACCTCGGCGGCAGTTTCCCGCTCACCATCGGCTTCGCTGTCGTCATTGGGCACCTTTGGGCG GTTGAATTTACAGGGTCCAGCATGAACCCAGCCAGAAGCCTGGGACCAGCCATTGTCATGCACATCTGGACTGACCACTGG GTCTACTGGCTCGGTCCAATCACAGGCGGGGTGCTAGGCGGGTTGCTATACGACAACATCCTGGCCTCCAACGCGTCGCTAAGGAAGGCGCGTGACTTCCTTATGGCGTCGCGGTTCGACGGCCCGAAATCCCCGGAATTGAAGTCTGTCATCCGGGAAGTCGACAGCGAGAAAGGGGGGCAATGCGAACATTATGACTATCTCAGTAGCGAGTATTCGTCACCGCGTGAAATCAAAATGTGA
- the LOC127845736 gene encoding aquaporin-4-like produces the protein MKTSLDDVRSLLFWKAVFAEFVGTFILVLAGIGSTVQGWTADHVDIVQISLSFGLCVATSVWIIGHISGGHINPAVTCAMLVTRKISLVRAILFVVAQSLGAISGAGILKAVTPAVQVGGLGTTTLNTGVTEAQGLGIELLITMVLILTVFAVCDSKRTDLGGSFPLTIGFAVAIGHLFAVEFTGASMNPARSLGPAVVMNIWTSHWIYWVGPITGGVLGGLLYDNILASNASLMKARTCLMGSQFDDGETPERKPDFKRTPDFKPLSTEEPKKSDDDDILKS, from the exons ATGAAGACAAGTTTGGACGACGTGCGTTCCTTGCTATTTTGGAAGGCGGTTTTCGCGGAATTCGTTGGTACTTTCATACTCGTGCTCGCGGGTATTGGTTCTACAGTGCAAGGCTGGACAGCGGACCATGTTGACATTGTTCAGATCTCCCTGTCCTTCGGACTCTGCGTCGCCACCAGCGTATGGATCATTGGCCACATCAGCGGCGGCCACATTAACCCGGCCGTCACATGTGCCATGCTTGTCACAAGGAAAATAAGTCTCGTCCGAGCAATACTGTTTGTGGTCGCTCAGAGCTTAGGTGCGATTTCCGGCGCCGGCATCCTGAAGGCGGTTACTCCCGCGGTACAAGTTGGCGGTCTTGGGACCACGACCTTGAATACAGGGGTTACCGAGGCTCAAGGTCTCGGAATTGAGCTACTTATTACCATGGTGCTGATACTGACGGTGTTCGCTGTATGTGACAGCAAAAGGACGGACCTCGGCGGAAGTTTCCCGCTCACCATTGGCTTTGCCGTCGCCATCGGTCACCTTTTTGCG GTTGAATTTACCGGGGCCAGTATGAATCCCGCCAGAAGCCTGGGACCAGCCGTTGTCATGAATATCTGGACTAGCCACTGG ATCTACTGGGTCGGACCGATCACGGGAGGGGTTCTGGGAGGGTTGCTTTACGACAACATCCTTGCTTCCAACGCTTCGCTAATGAAGGCCAGAACCTGCCTAATGGGGTCGCAGTTCGATGACGGGGAAACCCCGGAACGGAAACCCGACTTCAAACGGACACCCGACTTCAAACCACTTAGCACCGAGGAACCGAAGAAGTCCGATGACGATGATATCCTAAAGTCATAG